The following coding sequences lie in one Fusarium poae strain DAOMC 252244 chromosome 1, whole genome shotgun sequence genomic window:
- a CDS encoding hypothetical protein (BUSCO:8301at5125), which yields MAGRPLLRELRSSNETICRSCRLAIRQRPTQRIAAAYSTKSTAKQYIDDDATRKPTKFELKQYIDRIKSLRNPAKDDKESFSVRFFEQNDNKRTELFGEEAFDDSLNEVDTSGLKEALLEIKDDIGGKDEKAAFQDVVDQLGNEWHRMKSADDLERIIAKLDAYTAAIDKEIDKTGADLPKELLEKLDTELPGLPGLGSLGSRVTFPQIPEKPWTNNQRRKIARLNTILSQVARNYRRGIKLTTKTVQGVYKNYHSARLSLAHGWSHVPLEVWDLLWKIFSVDESVNIHRLSHIALLARDMSEARVTLSPDQQLLTIEAVFVDGWESKAIENWKRCMGTLGDENAETFQEFWELGVRMYCRTGDLDQAQRAIGKLIQKQSDPRILMPIIRTWSELGTKDGKEKAWAAYRQLRELLGERMELTDYDQVISYFLTTNQTENGLYAFVDMMSDGKIDLRQQKRLPSVVGNKFFFGKWLKRLIGAGDLNGAHSVVEFMGQKGIEPAPVQLNGLIAAWQRAGGVEDLEKADKMAWGMIDARIEFVKARKKATDLLDELPRKVNPQALPRATLETFSLLAENYRLRDLHDRILMLWDAFREAEMKADSFVINQLLESYIQAGQFPQALELYQTLVVEKGVEPDPFTFSALWKTLSVNRLHTTAGPVAGQVEQTRTMFAETIKFQHIFLPGGMDGQLARKILHTFRRIKDNVGLVVALTTLREGFRFLPPETLVLEMVLETTKLAWDSPTQRRRLTNAKRDLDQSLAASADGNGSSLENERRAEALFEYLQRQYWPTEGDEAYKSKLFKEAAAQMGVYDLLKKSVKQ from the coding sequence ATGGCGGGCCGACCGCTTTTACGAGAGCTACGATCCAGCAATGAAACAATATGCCGATCCTGTCGTCTGGCGATCCGACAACGACCTACACAACGAATAGCGGCAGCATATAGTACCAAATCCACAGCGAAACAGTACATCGATGATGATGCAACACGGAAACCTACCAAATTCGAACTCAAACAGTACATTGACCGAATAAAATCTCTTCGAAACCCAGCCAAGGATGACAAAGAATCGTTCAGCGTGCGATTCTTTGAACAAAACGACAACAAGAGGACAGAGCTTTTTGGTGAGGAAGCTTTTGACGACTCACTCAATGAAGTGGATACATCAGGCTTGAAGGAAGCTCTCTTGGAGATCAAGGACGATATCGGCGGAAAAGACGAAAAGGCGGCCTTCCAAGATGTGGTCGACCAACTTGGAAACGAGTGGCATAGAATGAAGTCGGCAGATGATCTGGAAAGAATTATTGCAAAGTTGGATGCCTATACAGCTGCGATCGATAAAGAAATCGACAAAACTGGTGCAGATTTACCCAAGGAGTTGTTGGAGAAGCTGGATACAGAACTTCCAGGATTGCCCGGCCTTGGATCTCTTGGTTCTCGAGTAACGTTCCCTCAAATTCCAGAGAAGCCGTGGACGAACAACCAACGGAGGAAGATCGCTCGTCTCAACACTATTCTATCCCAAGTCGCCAGGAATTATCGCAGAGGTATCAAACTTACTACCAAGACAGTACAAGGCGTGTACAAAAACTATCACTCGGCTAGACTCTCTCTTGCTCATGGCTGGAGTCATGTTCCTCTCGAAGTTTGGGATTTGCTATGGAAGATATTTTCAGTAGATGAATCTGTCAACATCCATCGTCTTTCACATATCGCACTTCTTGCTCGCGACATGAGCGAGGCCAGAGTTACTCTGAGCCCTGATCAACAGCTCTTGACAATCGAGGCTGTGTTTGTTGATGGGTGGGAGTCGAAGGCCATTGAGAACTGGAAGCGATGCATGGGCACGTTGGGTGACGAAAACGCCGAGACATTTCAGGAGTTCTGGGAGCTTGGTGTGAGAATGTACTGTCGCACGGGAGATTTAGACCAGGCGCAGCGAGCCATTGGCAAGCTGATTCAAAAACAATCTGATCCTCGAATTCTGATGCCTATCATCCGGACGTGGTCTGAGCTTGGTACAAAAGACGGCAAGGAGAAAGCTTGGGCAGCATACCGTCAGCTGCGCGAGCTTCTGGGTGAACGCATGGAGCTCACCGACTATGACCAAGTCATATCCTACTTCCTGACTACGAACCAGACCGAGAACGGTCTATATGCTTTCGTTGACATGATGAGCGATGGCAAGATCGACTTGAGGCAGCAAAAACGTCTGCCTTCAGTTGTGGGAAACAAGTTCTTCTTTGGAAAGTGGCTGAAGAGATTGATTGGCGCGGGCGACCTGAATGGAGCCCACAGCGTCGTAGAGTTCATGGGCCAGAAAGGCATCGAGCCAGCTCCTGTTCAGCTGAACGGTCTTATTGCAGCATGGCAACGCGCGGGAGGTGTCGAGGACCTCGAGAAAGCGGACAAGATGGCTTGGGGCATGATTGACGCCCGGATTGAATTCGTCAAGGCTAGGAAAAAAGCCACAGATTTACTGGATGAGCTCCCACGCAAAGTCAATCCTCAGGCTCTACCGCGAGCGACGCTAGAGACCTTCTCACTATTGGCAGAGAACTACCGTCTACGAGATTTGCACGATCGCATCCTCATGCTCTGGGACGCCTTTCGTGAAGCAGAGATGAAGGCCGACTCGTTCGTCATCAACCAACTTCTCGAATCATATATTCAAGCAGGACAATTTCCACAAGCGTTGGAACTATATCAGACGCTCGTGGTGGAGAAGGGCGTCGAGCCTGATCCTTTCACGTTTAGCGCACTGTGGAAGACCCTTTCTGTCAACCGACTGCACACCACAGCCGGCCCTGTCGCTGGTCAGGTCGAGCAAACCCGAACCATGTTTGCCGAGACAATCAAGTTTCAGCACATCTTTCTGCCTGGCGGTATGGACGGTCAGCTTGCTCGCAAGATCCTACACACATTCCGTCGTATCAAGGATAATGTCGGTCTTGTCGTTGCGTTGACGACACTTCGAGAGGGTTTTCGCTTTCTTCCTCCCGAGACGCTTGTCCTCGAGATGGTTCTGGAGACTACGAAGTTAGCATGGGATTCTCCCACTCAACGACGTCGTCTCACGAACGCCAAGCGCGATCTCGATCAAAGTCTCGCCGCCTCGGCCGATGGTAATGGCTCAAGTCTCGAAAACGAGCGTCGTGCTGAAGCTCTGTTCGAATACCTGCAGAGACAGTACTGGCCTACTGAGGGTGATGAAGCTTACAAGTCAAAATTATTCAAAGAGGCGGCGGCACAGATGGGAGTGTACGATTTGTTGAAAAAGAGTGTAAAACAGTAA